A stretch of Hydractinia symbiolongicarpus strain clone_291-10 chromosome 9, HSymV2.1, whole genome shotgun sequence DNA encodes these proteins:
- the LOC130657097 gene encoding lysM and putative peptidoglycan-binding domain-containing protein 1-like, protein MRMAECGGLLSFGIASQRSYGATCNQTFMLADIDSKLITHKVMPSDTLQGLAIKYSISVEKLKRVNKLWSNDSIHIKETLLIPCSVVDDNRCDSPEIYADVVEVKPAESSKVFKSESKQQKKDITNKSDGYKSLNDMLSKIDGQIKTHKKVEDLGSDSYKIFTEMLSKIDGQIETHKSKAPATKSDNIPNVGYDSRQNLSGHLSPVKQHPFLEEGT, encoded by the exons ATGAGAATGGCAGAATGTGGTGGCTTGTTGAGTTTTGGAATTGCATCCCAACGTAGTTATGGTGCTACCTGTAATCAAACATTTATGTTGGCTGACATTGACTCTAAACTGATTACACACAAAGTGATGCCATCTGATACACTTCAAGGTTTAGCAATAAAGTATAGTATTTCA GTGGAGAAATTAAAACGTGTTAATAAACTTTGGTCCAATGATTCTATACATATCAAAGAAACTCTTCTTATTCCTTGTTCTGTGGTGGATGACAACCGATGTGATTCTCCTGAAATTTATGCAGACGTTGTGGAAGTCAAACCAGCAGAAAGTAGCAAAGTTTTCAAATCTGAAAGtaaacaacaaaagaaagaCATTACAAATAAAAGTGATGGATATAAATCATTAAATGATATGTTGTCAAAAATTGATGGCCAGATAAAAACTCACAAAAAAGTTGAAGATCTTGGAAGTGACTCTTACAAAATCTTTACTGAAATGTTATCAAAGATAGATGGACAAATAGAAACTCACAAATCAAA AGCACCAGCAACAAAGTCAGATAACATCCCCAACGTTGGTTATGATAGTCGACAAAACTTAAGTGGTCATTTGTCACCAGTTAAGCAGCATCCATTTTTAGAAGAAGGAACGTGA